In a single window of the Stigmatopora nigra isolate UIUO_SnigA chromosome 7, RoL_Snig_1.1, whole genome shotgun sequence genome:
- the rusc1 gene encoding RUN and SH3 domain containing 1 isoform X3, with product MQSSACSSQSAKPRRFDISRRATTYTGPKSRIAPKEDKNMNPITSSSPRRVTKAPVATPRTRPTVQPRAPFIQSRFSAQKQSSVPLKSAKPKPKSLRIAVTGKKISPPLPAAPSVLPLDPNCNEASLPCLCCDGRSPQDNNSMFNHNHNNNNTISLRHQLQLPPPPPVAPPQRKKETGVKEQLRLPSQPEPHSRPAVHEDILEKADLDDKKEAKSEEEEDESSSGDIDIDDEDDDDGDRDDEDDDDTLVPSCCDCPPSLLEFSLSSSTSSSSTSISSCSDLESDSADHYVPQRQDPLSVKDSSPQCQPPARSLPSLPIGHNPFKVTSRSPLSSPDEGYPSALDTPSPDYLGVKEDAEASKLGLLDFLESVGEFGKMERFSQVIQVARWDLEGEQNWDVLRDRLDHLDRLEKVNREIKLSYIARLHEKGCNLDDLEERDLSDVMDEMGNIDVGWKLYKNRSASIAESQEFSDAGVDLTAPSDCEDPLAPDSLTPSPAEPPPRPPKPPARHASVNSDLHTYINISRETTSMAVSTTPTLTTFSPNSSSPTFTTFRCEKPSPPSPPSIPPLPASKAIPYLTLYTTSAPSIPTPTPPIPPPRRRHLARKEAQRLAALQAEQEKTPLSLPPPTTRPPPLPPPPVISSSLPPPGIPPPPPPALPPPPSFHALDVEIRKLLMLAGLTQAELLKLSPELGDCVGMLEEEDAKSGRQEKDGECDPETLESIGYSSRGTSAGDGRADIPREGKAEEAKESQRTTSFSEMARRRKKSGNLTSETYYSTSRHYPGGVLDSPPPPPPPRPLPPIPPSVPSHRASTLVANSSRPERFDWLIAFTPEVDAPPQSTQLRKSQAETIKKTSPLPKVTSFKELRYRNKSGAPTTRVITDPDPDPNVITPDPDILYNLKWRREKEGSGGSQWEYTSQAQALFMQPPPALTSMAALKEMLQRADEESGRADKVGYSRSDNSLWTTSREWEREDVGKEDKERWEEDQAEVRGQADGGRTLESRTTAVRSVSFAGSVRRGEASWMGEDVPHPMRGHRLSSLHLLEKRALVSAVSVAVEAVLAQFSSSRTVVQKALSGDSTVNPSLGRLVLQCLCPALHGLLTDGLKPHQSDLIAGRRPNSAWSLVLASTRPGPKTQALFNLQLRVGELPQLRQSKHRFNAFVLGLLNSKQLDFWISNLQSSRDILDTYYRPSSFMRLSMSVCHPLLEELLLVLQPLSLLTFNLDLLFQHHHLEPPPTAPQVHSSACQDAGKPTQPEIRGGKYMESLSGVDFSGPANQETETAQLSPGNAGWSFTLGHTSPQLRWVQDKRIGELPPPNLDEDSLAQQAGQVLQQGWGTMMRWGEKLSQNLADLSLAAGKTEEAQNNHLAQTESDFSPGNSVTQVSWSLGRLFGSTATRSPNSPVGHTPPSRRPSQWLAPGVTALTRMVSSTSAPVLKKSPEPVEGNHTVPKNQSDAPEVTEKPHRSVRTLCDHTGSGSELSFRKDEELVVLAGVDQDWIRCRQGDREGLVPIGYTSIII from the exons ATGCAATCTTCTGCCTGCTCATCCCAGTCCGCCAAGCCGCGGCGTTTCGACATCAGTCGACGGGCCACCACCTACACTGGACCAAAGTCTCGTATTGCTCCGAAAGAGGATAAAAACATGAACCCCATCACGTCGTCCTCCCCTAGACGTGTGACTAAAGCTCCAGTTGCCACCCCCAGGACCCGGCCTACGGTGCAGCCTCGGGCGCCATTCATCCAAAGCAGATTCAGCGCCCAAAAACAGAGCTCCGTCCCTTTGAAATCAGCAAAACCCAAACCCAAGAGCCTTCGCATCGcagtgacaggaaaaaaaatctcccctcCGCTTCCCGCGGCTCCTTCGGTACTCCCTCTCGACCCCAATTGCAACGAGGCGAGCCTGCCGTGCTTGTGTTGCGACGGTCGCTCGCCGCAGGACAACAACAGCATGttcaaccataaccacaacaacaacaacactattTCTCTCAGGCATCAGCTGCAgcttcctcctccacctcctgtGGCTCCACCCCAGAGGAAAAAAGAGACGGGGGTGAAAGAGCAGCTCCGGTTGCCCTCTCAGCCAGAGCCACATTCTCGGCCTGCCGTCCATGAAGACATATTAGAAAAAGCGGATCTAGATGACAAGAAAGAAGCCAAATCtgaagaagaggaagacgaGAGCAGCAGCGGAGACATCGATATCGATGACGAAGACGATGATGACGGCGACCGCGATGATGAGGACGATGACGACACCCTGGTGCCCTCATGCTGCGATTGCCCTCCCTCCCTGCTGGAGTTCTCgctctcctcctccacctcctcctcctctactTCCATTAGCTCTTGCTCCGATCTGGAGTCGGACTCGGCCGATCATTACGTCCCCCAACGCCAAGACCCCCTGTCGGTCAAAGACTCGTCGCCACAATGTCAGCCGCCCGCACGTTCGCTCCCGTCCTTGCCGATTGGCCACAATCCCTTCAAAGTGACGTCGCGCAGCCCTCTTTCCTCCCCAGATGAGGGTTATCCATCGGCATTGGACACCCCATCTCCCGACTATTTGGGAGTCAAAGAAGATGCCGAAGCCTCCAAGCTGGGTTTGCTGGACTTCTTGGAATCGGTGGGCGAGTTTGGGAAAATGGAACGTTTCAGTCAGGTGATCCAAGTGGCTCGATGGGATTTAGAGGGCGAGCAAAATTGGGATGTGTTGAGAGACCGTTTGGATCACTTGGATCGCTTAGAAAAGGTCAATAGAGAGATCAAACTATCTTACATCGCCCGGCTTCACGAGAAGGGCTGCAATCTGGATGACCTGGAGGAGCGCGACCTGTCCGACGTCATGGATGAAATGGGAAACATCGACGTGGGCTGGAAGCTTTACAAAAACCGTAGCGCATCAATAGCGGAATCCCAGGAGTTCTCAGACGCCGGCGTGGACTTGACCGCTCCGTCAGATTGCGAAGATCCTCTCGCTCCGGACTCTCTCACCCCTTCCCCGGCCGAGCCTCCCCCTCGCCCCCCCAAGCCTCCGGCCCGTCATGCCAGCGTCAACTCCGACCTCCACACCTACATTAACATCAGCCGGGAGACCACCTCCATGGCCGTGTCCACCACCCCTACCTTGACCACTTTCTCACCCAACTCTTCCTCTCCCACATTCACCACCTTTCGCTGTGAGAAACCTTCCCCCCCATCTCCCCCATCCATCCCTCCCCTCCCCGCCTCCAAAGCCATCCCATACCTGACTCTTTACACCACCTCCGCTCCATCCATCCCCACCCCGACTCCTCCCATCCCTCCACCTCGGAGGCGACACCTGGCCAGGAAAGAAGCCCAACGTCTCGCCGCCCTTCAGGCCGAACAAGAAAAGACCCCCTTGTCCCTACCTCCCCCCACCACACGTCCACCACCTTTGCCTCCACCGCCGGTTATCTCCTCCTCTCTGCCCCCTCCAGGTATACCCCCGCCACCACCTCCGGCACTGCCTCCCCCACCTTCTTTCCATGCGCTGGACGTGGAAATCCGCAAGCTCTTAATGCTGGCGGGGCTGACCCAGGCCGAGCTCCTAAAACTGAGCCCAGAGCTCGGTGATTGCGTCGGGATGTTGGAAGAAGAAGATGCCAAATCCGGACGACAAGAGAAGGACGGTGAATGCGATCCTGAAACATTGGAAAGCATTGGATATAGCAGTCGAGGCACGTCGGCTGGTGATGGACGGGCAGATATTCCCAGGGAGGGCAAGGCGGAAGAGGCAAAAGAATCCCAGAGAACCACCTCCTTCTCAGAAATGGCCCGAAGACGAAAGAAGAGTGGCAATCTAACATCCGAAACGTACTACAGCACATCCCGCCATTATCCAGGTGGGGTCCTAGATTCtccaccccctcctcctccgcctcgaCCCTTACCCCCAATTCCGCCAAGCGTGCCATCCCATCGAGCCAGCACCCTGGTGGCAAATTCCTCTCGGCCTGAGCGTTTCGATTGGCTGATAGCGTTCACGCCCGAAGTCGACGCCCCGCCGCAATCCACTCAATTGAGAAAATCTCAGGCGGAAACCATAAAGAAGACTTCCCCGCTTCCAAAAGTGACCAGCTTCAAGGAGTTGCGTTACCGTAACAAAAGCGGCGCCCCTACCACAAGGGTGATCACTGACCCTGACCCCGACCCCAACGTCATCACCCCGGACCCCGACATACTATACAACCTGAAGTGGAGACGGGAGAAGGAGGGCAGCGGCGGCAGCCAATGGGAATACACCTCTCAGGCCCAGGCCCTATTCATGCAACCCCCACCGGCTCTCACCTCCATGGCGGCGTTGAAAGAAATGCTGCAGAGGGCAGACGAGGAGAGTGGAAGAGCCGACAAGGTGGGCTACTCGCGCAGTGACAACAGCCTATGGACGACTAGCAGGGAGTGGGAGCGTGAAGATGTGGGGAAGGAAGACAAGGAGAGGTGGGAAGAAGACCAGGCGGAGGTGCGAGGACAGGCTGACGGAGGGAGAACACTTGAGTCAAGAACCACTG CTGTTCGCAGTGTATCGTTTGCTGGATCTGTGCGGAGAGGTGAAGCATCCTGGATGGGTGAAGATGTGCCCCATCCTATGAGAGGACATCGTCTGTCCTCTCTACACCTGTTGGAAAAGAGAG CTCTGGTTAGCGCAGTCAGCGTGGCAGTGGAAGCCGTCTTGGCCCAGTTCAGTTCTTCTCGGACTGTGGTTCAAAAG GCCTTATCGGGAGACAGCACCGTAAATCCATCTTTGGGCCGTCTGGTGCTGCAGTGCCTCTGCCCCGCCCTCCACGGCCTGCTGACGGACGGTCTCAAGCCCCATCAGAGTGACCTGATTGCAGGCAGGAGGCCCAATTCGGCTTGGAGCTTGGTACTGGCTTCAACAAGACCAG GACCTAAAACACAAGCCCTGTTCAATCTACAACTTCGAGTCGGAGAACTTCCTCAGCTGAGACAGAGCAAACACCGCTTCAATGCATTTGTCCTCGGATTACTCAA ttcaaagcaGCTTGATTTCTGGATTTCCAACCTTCAGTCCAGCCGAG ATATTTTGGATACATATTACCGTCCATCCTCCTTCATGCGTCTGTCAATGAGCGTTTGCCATCCTCTGTTGGAAGAGCTCCTCCTGGTGCTGCAGCCTCTCAGCTTGCTCACCTTCAACCTTGACCTGCTCTTCCAACACCACCACCTGGAGCCCCCGCCCACTGCGCCACAGGTGCATAGTTCTGCTTGCCAAGATGCAGGAAAACCAACCCAGCCCGAAATAAGAGGTGGAAAATACATGGAAAGCCTCTCGGGAGTCGACTTTTCAGGTCCCGCAAATCAGGAAACTGAAACGGCTCAACTTAGTCCTGGTAACGCAGGGTGGTCCTTCACCCTTGGGCACACTAGTCCACAGCTGCGGTGGGTCCAGGACAAGAGAATTGGCGAACTACCTCCTCCAAATCTAGATGAGGACAGCCTCGCTCAGCAGGCTGGACAG GTTCTGCAACAGGGCTGGGGGACTATGATGCGCTGGGGAGAAAAACTCAGCCAAAATCTAGCCGATCTCAGTTTGGCAGCAGGAAAAACGGAGGAGGCCCAAAATAATcacctggcccagacagagagTGACTTTTCCCCGGGTAACTCTGTCACTCAAGTGTCCTGGAGCCTGGGTCGCCTCTTTGGCTCTACTGCAACCAGAAGCCCCAATAGTCCAGTAGGCCACACACCACCAAGCAG GCGTCCATCGCAGTGGTTGGCTCCGGGCGTCACAGCGCTGACGCGAATGGTAAGCAGCACTTCTGcgccagttttaaaaaaaagcccagaaCCAGTGGAAGGGAATCATACGGTGCCCAAAAACCAATCTGATGCTCCAGAAGTGACAGAAAAACCACACag GTCCGTGCGAACGCTCTGCGACCACACCGGATCAGGCTCCGAGCTCAGCTTCCGTAAAGACGAGGAGCTCGTAGTCTTAGCGGGTGTCGACCAAGACTGGATCCGCTGTCGTCAAGGAGACCGAGAGGGGCTTGTACCGATTGGCTACACCTCGATcatcatttga